A window from Brucella sp. BE17 encodes these proteins:
- a CDS encoding SDR family oxidoreductase: protein MQLEGKVAIVTGAARGIGYAIAQRFLMDGASVVLSDIDAKAATRAAKDLQQLGPVVAMAADVGDKLDIHNLLTYTAANLGEVDILVNNAGVVHKADFLDLREDDFDRVLRVNLKGAFLCGQAVAKRMVARVEEGANPGTIINMSSVNAIFGLPDQLAYSVSKGGLKQLTSAMAVALAQWGIRVNAIGPGSIETDMLSAVNSDDESRRRLLSRTPLGRVGQPEEIAAIASFLASRDASYITGQTIYADGGRLPLNYTVVVPPRT from the coding sequence ATGCAGCTTGAAGGCAAGGTCGCCATTGTAACGGGTGCGGCGCGTGGCATTGGCTATGCCATTGCCCAACGGTTCCTGATGGATGGCGCAAGCGTCGTTCTGTCCGATATCGATGCCAAAGCCGCAACACGCGCGGCAAAGGATCTGCAGCAATTGGGTCCAGTTGTTGCAATGGCCGCTGATGTTGGAGACAAGCTCGATATCCATAATCTGCTGACCTATACCGCCGCCAATCTCGGCGAGGTGGATATTCTGGTCAACAATGCCGGCGTCGTGCACAAGGCGGATTTTCTCGACCTCAGGGAAGATGATTTCGACCGCGTTTTGCGCGTCAATCTCAAGGGTGCGTTTTTGTGCGGTCAAGCAGTTGCAAAGCGCATGGTCGCAAGGGTGGAAGAAGGCGCAAATCCCGGCACCATCATCAACATGTCATCAGTCAACGCAATTTTCGGTCTGCCTGACCAGCTTGCCTATTCTGTGTCCAAAGGCGGATTGAAGCAACTGACCAGCGCCATGGCGGTGGCCCTTGCGCAATGGGGCATCCGCGTTAATGCGATTGGCCCCGGATCGATCGAAACCGATATGCTCTCCGCCGTCAATTCCGATGACGAAAGCCGCAGACGGCTTTTGTCGCGCACGCCCTTGGGGCGCGTGGGTCAACCCGAAGAAATCGCTGCGATCGCTTCATTTCTCGCCTCGCGTGATGCAAGCTATATCACCGGCCAGACCATTTATGCCGATGGCGGCAGGCTGCCACTCAATTATACGGTTGTGGTGCCACCCAGGACATAA
- a CDS encoding YafY family protein codes for MRRADRLFQIVQHLRGGRLVTARQLSERLEVSERTIYRDIADLQSTGVPIDGEAGVGYIMRQGFELPPLMFTRDEIVALVAGARLIRAWGGVSMARGAEEALIKIEAVLPKEERARITGTQIHAPTASISVEERRVIDTVERAVDENTVLNIHYRDLEARESQRDIRPLGLWFWGKVWTVIGWCELRNAFRTFRTDRIIVASEAGRRFRAERGKTLSDFYRIMEMSEYNAFKD; via the coding sequence ATGCGTCGTGCCGACCGCCTGTTCCAGATTGTCCAGCACCTACGCGGCGGCAGGCTTGTGACCGCGCGCCAGCTCTCCGAGCGGCTGGAAGTATCCGAGCGTACGATCTACCGCGACATCGCCGATCTGCAATCCACCGGCGTCCCCATCGACGGTGAGGCCGGTGTCGGCTACATCATGCGGCAGGGCTTTGAACTGCCGCCACTCATGTTCACCCGCGACGAGATCGTGGCACTGGTGGCAGGCGCGCGCCTCATCCGCGCCTGGGGTGGTGTATCCATGGCACGCGGTGCCGAAGAAGCGCTGATCAAGATCGAAGCCGTACTTCCGAAGGAAGAACGCGCGCGCATCACCGGCACACAAATTCACGCACCGACCGCCAGCATCAGCGTCGAGGAACGCCGCGTCATCGACACCGTCGAGCGCGCAGTGGATGAAAATACAGTTCTCAATATCCACTATCGCGATCTTGAAGCGCGCGAAAGCCAGCGCGACATCCGCCCTCTGGGCCTTTGGTTTTGGGGCAAGGTCTGGACCGTTATCGGCTGGTGCGAATTGCGCAATGCTTTTCGCACATTCCGCACCGATCGGATTATCGTTGCAAGCGAGGCGGGCCGTCGCTTTCGCGCAGAACGCGGCAAAACGCTGAGCGACTTTTATCGCATCATGGAAATGAGCGAATACAATGCTTTCAAAGACTAA
- a CDS encoding DUF1013 domain-containing protein: MATQLLMPKATAVWLVDNTALSFDQIAAFCKLHPLEVKAIADGEASQGIKGLDPVIAGQISREEISKGEKDPYHRLKLSDPKVRVPEAKRKGPRYTPLSKRQDRPNAILWLVRNHPELKDAQISRLVGTTKSTIEQIRNRTHWNSASLTAMDPVTLGLCSQIDLDLEVDRAARNRPVAPDGDSTLLPASATENFDYRDEQPAEEELDAEKVFAKLSSLKGTNTDEDEE, encoded by the coding sequence ATGGCCACCCAGCTTCTTATGCCGAAAGCAACGGCCGTCTGGCTTGTCGATAACACGGCTCTGTCCTTCGACCAGATTGCCGCTTTCTGCAAGCTGCATCCATTGGAAGTGAAGGCAATTGCCGATGGCGAAGCCTCGCAGGGCATCAAGGGGCTTGATCCGGTCATTGCCGGCCAGATTTCGCGCGAAGAAATTTCTAAAGGCGAGAAGGATCCCTATCACCGCCTGAAATTGTCCGACCCGAAGGTGCGTGTGCCGGAAGCCAAGCGCAAGGGACCGCGCTATACGCCGCTGTCCAAGCGTCAGGATCGCCCGAACGCCATCTTGTGGCTGGTGCGCAATCATCCTGAACTCAAAGATGCGCAGATTTCTCGCCTTGTCGGCACGACCAAATCGACCATCGAGCAGATTCGCAACCGCACCCATTGGAATTCGGCCAGCCTCACCGCTATGGATCCGGTGACACTGGGTCTTTGCTCGCAGATCGATCTCGACCTTGAAGTGGACCGCGCAGCGCGTAATCGTCCGGTGGCACCGGATGGTGACAGTACGCTGCTGCCTGCATCTGCAACCGAGAATTTTGATTATCGTGATGAGCAGCCTGCGGAAGAAGAGTTGGACGCGGAAAAGGTTTTCGCAAAGCTGTCTTCGCTCAAGGGCACGAACACCGACGAAGACGAAGAATAA
- a CDS encoding NAD(P)H-quinone oxidoreductase → MTVDVPSIMTAIEISAPGGADVLRPVERPIPQPGEGQVLVRVRAAGVNRPDVLQRQGNYAPPPGASDIPGLEIAGDVVALGAGVTRFEKGDQVVALLPGGGYAEYALVHESNALPLPSGYGYIEAAAIPETFFTVWHNVFERGDLKAGETLLIHGGSSGIGTTAIQLSKVFGANVIVTAGSKAKCEACLKLGADHAINYREEDFVARVKEITNGKGVDVILDMVGGDYVDRNYKAAAEDGRIVQIAFLNGAKATANFALLMTKRLTHTGSTLRARSVEFKAGIARELEAKVWPLLVKRQVAPVMDMIFPLQDARRAHERMEEGRHIGKIVLDVK, encoded by the coding sequence ATGACCGTTGACGTTCCTTCCATTATGACTGCGATCGAAATCAGCGCGCCAGGTGGCGCAGATGTGTTGCGCCCTGTTGAACGACCAATACCGCAACCGGGGGAGGGGCAGGTCCTGGTGCGGGTGCGTGCTGCGGGCGTTAATCGCCCGGATGTGTTGCAGCGTCAGGGCAATTACGCGCCGCCACCGGGTGCCTCGGACATTCCCGGCCTTGAAATCGCCGGTGATGTTGTCGCCTTGGGTGCGGGTGTGACACGCTTTGAAAAGGGCGATCAGGTCGTGGCACTTCTGCCGGGCGGAGGCTATGCCGAATATGCGCTGGTGCATGAAAGCAATGCGCTGCCGCTGCCTTCGGGCTACGGCTATATCGAAGCGGCCGCCATCCCGGAAACCTTCTTTACCGTCTGGCACAATGTGTTTGAACGCGGTGATCTGAAAGCGGGAGAGACATTGCTCATTCATGGCGGCTCGTCGGGCATCGGCACAACGGCTATCCAGCTAAGCAAGGTATTTGGCGCGAATGTGATTGTAACGGCAGGTTCAAAAGCCAAATGCGAGGCATGCCTCAAGCTCGGTGCCGATCATGCCATCAATTACCGCGAAGAGGATTTTGTGGCCCGCGTCAAAGAGATCACGAATGGCAAAGGTGTAGATGTGATTCTCGATATGGTGGGCGGCGATTATGTCGATCGCAATTACAAGGCGGCCGCTGAGGACGGGCGCATCGTGCAGATCGCTTTTTTGAATGGGGCCAAGGCAACGGCCAATTTTGCGCTGCTGATGACCAAACGCCTCACCCATACAGGCTCGACCTTGCGCGCCCGTTCGGTTGAATTCAAGGCGGGTATCGCGCGTGAACTGGAGGCAAAAGTCTGGCCGCTTCTGGTCAAGCGACAGGTGGCACCCGTTATGGATATGATTTTTCCGTTGCAGGATGCGAGGCGCGCGCATGAACGCATGGAAGAGGGCAGGCACATCGGAAAGATCGTGCTCGATGTTAAGTGA
- a CDS encoding DUF1192 domain-containing protein yields the protein MSGFDEDAVKPYSGPALSDEELAVLSAAEIDQRIAFLQDEIERLKAERLKKGDSRAAAEALFR from the coding sequence ATGAGCGGTTTTGATGAGGATGCGGTAAAGCCCTATAGCGGCCCGGCACTTAGCGACGAAGAACTGGCGGTGCTTTCAGCGGCGGAGATCGATCAGCGTATCGCCTTTCTGCAAGATGAAATCGAACGACTGAAAGCCGAGCGGCTCAAAAAAGGGGATAGCCGCGCCGCCGCCGAAGCATTGTTCCGATAA
- a CDS encoding MFS transporter: MRIYIQVLALLCGTAFLLIASGLHGLLLPLRGGAEGFSVASLGLLGTTWAGGFVAGCLFGPRLVRRVGHVRAFGCFAASAAIIALLSGIFIDATSWVILRAFTGFAMAGAFMVIESWLNERATNESRGRIFGLYMMVNYGATMSGQMLVAAGDVRSDHLFMICGVFFCLALIPTAISTAVSPKPLTEVQLDLKALYRNSPAAFVGCILIGIANGAWGTLGAVFGAQSGISTTQIALMVSATIAAGAVMQIPVGRISDLVDRRLVLAGVAALAALMGLATFIAAPSNGTVIIVMAGLYGALAYALYPVAVAHANDHATAESFVKVSSGLLLLYGFGTMLGPLLAAVAMDIFWPSGLFAITMLAHISITGYALFRSRQRAALPKEEKDQFKSMPSERGATPEALNLDPRAETEG, encoded by the coding sequence TTGCGTATTTACATTCAGGTCCTCGCCCTTCTTTGTGGCACAGCCTTTCTTCTCATAGCATCAGGACTGCACGGACTGCTTCTGCCGCTGCGTGGAGGCGCGGAGGGGTTTTCGGTCGCCTCCCTTGGTCTGCTCGGCACCACATGGGCGGGCGGCTTTGTCGCAGGTTGCCTTTTTGGACCACGTCTGGTGCGCCGTGTCGGCCATGTCCGCGCCTTTGGCTGCTTTGCCGCTTCGGCTGCGATTATCGCCCTTTTATCGGGCATCTTTATTGACGCGACGAGCTGGGTCATCTTGCGCGCGTTCACCGGCTTTGCCATGGCGGGTGCTTTCATGGTAATCGAAAGCTGGCTCAACGAGCGTGCTACCAATGAATCGCGCGGGCGGATTTTCGGCCTCTATATGATGGTCAACTACGGAGCCACCATGTCCGGGCAGATGCTGGTCGCAGCTGGTGACGTGCGTTCCGACCATCTCTTCATGATCTGTGGCGTGTTTTTCTGTCTGGCGCTCATTCCCACCGCCATTTCCACCGCCGTCAGCCCAAAGCCGCTCACCGAAGTGCAACTCGACCTCAAGGCGCTTTACCGCAACTCTCCTGCCGCCTTCGTCGGCTGCATATTGATCGGCATCGCCAATGGTGCCTGGGGTACGCTGGGCGCTGTTTTCGGCGCACAGTCCGGCATTTCAACCACACAGATCGCCCTGATGGTCAGCGCCACCATTGCCGCAGGTGCTGTGATGCAAATTCCCGTCGGGCGTATTTCCGATCTTGTCGACCGTCGGCTGGTTCTGGCGGGTGTCGCGGCTCTCGCTGCCCTGATGGGCCTTGCAACCTTCATTGCCGCGCCTTCGAATGGCACCGTCATCATCGTTATGGCCGGCTTATACGGTGCCCTTGCCTATGCGCTTTATCCGGTCGCCGTAGCACACGCCAACGACCATGCAACGGCGGAAAGCTTTGTAAAAGTTTCGAGCGGGCTGCTGCTGCTTTATGGTTTCGGCACCATGCTCGGCCCGTTGCTTGCCGCGGTTGCCATGGATATATTCTGGCCTTCGGGGCTGTTTGCCATCACCATGCTCGCGCATATTTCGATTACTGGCTATGCCCTCTTCCGCTCTCGCCAGCGTGCGGCGCTTCCAAAGGAAGAAAAAGACCAGTTCAAGAGCATGCCATCCGAGCGCGGTGCAACGCCTGAAGCGCTGAACCTTGATCCGAGAGCAGAGACGGAAGGCTGA
- a CDS encoding DUF465 domain-containing protein, which yields MMAIESHLATLEKKHGALEQEISEALASPAMDDLHVTTLKRKKLLLKEQIEKVKSQATRH from the coding sequence ATGATGGCTATCGAGTCCCATCTTGCCACGCTCGAAAAGAAGCATGGCGCTCTGGAGCAGGAAATTTCCGAAGCCCTGGCGTCACCGGCAATGGATGATCTTCATGTTACCACTCTCAAGCGCAAGAAACTTCTGCTCAAGGAGCAGATTGAAAAAGTAAAATCCCAAGCCACCCGTCATTAA
- a CDS encoding DUF465 domain-containing protein, with the protein MSDQDQAEIRLAVARLKQEHADFDAAIKAMMEVGCDQLRIQRMKKKKLQIKDKLQELEDQVIPDIIA; encoded by the coding sequence ATGTCCGATCAGGATCAGGCCGAGATAAGATTGGCCGTCGCACGTCTGAAACAGGAACACGCGGATTTCGATGCAGCCATCAAGGCCATGATGGAAGTTGGCTGTGACCAGTTGCGCATCCAGCGCATGAAAAAGAAAAAGCTCCAGATCAAGGACAAGCTTCAGGAGCTTGAAGATCAGGTCATTCCCGATATCATCGCCTGA
- the purE gene encoding 5-(carboxyamino)imidazole ribonucleotide mutase yields MSADVAIIMGSQSDWETMRHATDTLEALGISFDARIVSAHRTPDRLVDFAKGAKAQGFKVIIAGAGGAAHLPGMTAAMTPLPVFGVPVQSKALSGQDSLLSIVQMPAGIPVGTLAIGRAGAVNAALLAAAVLALHDDTLAARLDEWRLAQTQSVAERPSNEV; encoded by the coding sequence GTGAGTGCCGACGTCGCCATCATCATGGGCAGCCAGTCCGATTGGGAAACCATGCGCCATGCAACCGACACGCTGGAAGCGCTCGGCATTTCCTTTGATGCCCGCATTGTCTCCGCGCATCGCACACCCGACCGGCTGGTTGATTTTGCCAAGGGCGCGAAGGCCCAAGGTTTCAAGGTCATTATTGCAGGTGCCGGCGGGGCCGCGCATCTGCCCGGCATGACTGCGGCCATGACGCCACTGCCGGTCTTTGGCGTTCCCGTGCAATCAAAGGCGCTTTCGGGGCAGGATTCGCTGCTCTCTATCGTGCAGATGCCTGCAGGCATTCCGGTCGGAACACTCGCCATTGGTCGCGCCGGTGCGGTCAACGCAGCGCTTCTCGCAGCAGCCGTTCTCGCACTTCATGATGATACGCTTGCCGCCCGTCTTGATGAATGGCGTCTGGCTCAGACGCAAAGTGTGGCCGAACGCCCATCCAACGAGGTGTAA
- a CDS encoding 5-(carboxyamino)imidazole ribonucleotide synthase: MNINALQPGSTIGIIGGGQLGRMLAIAAARLGFNTIILEPQADCPAAQVANRQIIAAYDDSTALGELAEACDVITYEFENVPVSAVDGLAESAIVLPPPAALEISQDRFTEKKFLNESGIETAQWRLVDDHESLIAALAALGERGILKTRRFGYDGKGQVRLTSLDERQAQDAIEAIKNAPAILEGFVDFEREVSVIAARDQNGNVAIFDIAENVHKNGILATSTVPANISANTAEAARSAAEKLLHALDYVGVLGLEFFVLKDGTLLANEFAPRVHNSGHWSEAACAISQFEQHIRAVAGLPLGHTERHSDCVMENLIGDDIDNVPAILLEENAVLHLYGKREAREGRKMGHVTRITPRTV, from the coding sequence ATGAACATAAACGCACTTCAGCCCGGTTCCACCATCGGCATCATCGGCGGCGGGCAACTTGGCCGCATGCTGGCGATCGCCGCTGCGCGCCTCGGCTTCAATACGATCATTCTGGAACCACAGGCCGATTGCCCGGCGGCACAGGTTGCCAACCGGCAGATCATTGCCGCCTATGATGACTCGACGGCGCTTGGCGAACTAGCTGAGGCCTGCGATGTCATCACCTATGAATTCGAGAATGTGCCGGTCAGTGCCGTGGATGGCCTTGCTGAAAGCGCTATTGTTCTGCCGCCTCCGGCAGCGCTTGAAATCTCGCAGGACCGTTTTACCGAAAAGAAGTTTCTCAATGAAAGCGGCATCGAGACGGCGCAATGGCGTCTGGTTGACGATCATGAAAGTCTGATTGCAGCCCTTGCAGCGCTCGGCGAGCGGGGCATCCTGAAAACCCGACGTTTTGGCTATGACGGCAAGGGGCAGGTTCGCCTGACATCACTTGATGAGCGACAAGCGCAGGACGCGATCGAGGCCATCAAAAACGCCCCTGCCATTCTAGAAGGCTTTGTCGATTTCGAGCGCGAAGTCTCGGTCATTGCTGCACGTGATCAAAACGGTAATGTTGCGATCTTCGACATTGCCGAGAACGTGCACAAGAACGGCATTCTTGCCACCTCCACAGTTCCGGCCAACATTAGCGCCAATACGGCAGAAGCAGCGCGCAGCGCTGCGGAAAAGCTTTTGCATGCACTTGATTATGTCGGTGTGCTGGGGCTCGAATTCTTCGTTCTCAAAGACGGCACATTGCTTGCCAACGAATTTGCGCCGCGTGTGCATAATTCGGGCCACTGGAGCGAAGCTGCCTGTGCCATTTCGCAATTCGAGCAGCATATCCGCGCCGTGGCCGGTCTGCCGCTGGGACATACCGAGCGGCATTCGGACTGCGTAATGGAAAACCTGATCGGTGACGATATCGATAATGTACCTGCGATTCTCCTGGAAGAAAACGCCGTGCTGCACCTTTACGGGAAAAGAGAAGCCCGTGAGGGCCGCAAAATGGGGCATGTGACCCGCATTACGCCGCGCACGGTATAA
- the ykgO gene encoding type B 50S ribosomal protein L36, with the protein MKIKNSLKALKARHRDCQLVRRKGRVYIINKTAPRFKARQG; encoded by the coding sequence ATGAAGATCAAGAACTCGCTCAAGGCGCTTAAGGCCCGCCATCGTGACTGCCAGCTGGTCCGCCGCAAGGGCCGCGTTTACATCATCAACAAGACTGCCCCGCGCTTCAAGGCTCGTCAGGGCTGA
- a CDS encoding tetratricopeptide repeat protein translates to MGNPVRMRNVFAHLIFALVIALGIAVTAPDAAMADTAAPQSENAQPPAKPITEPQSREERLDTLFSELRRTRDEAKAVRISSQINTLWSQSGSATVDLLMQWANAALIEQRYPSAIDFLNEAIALDPDYAEAWNRRATVYFLQKDYAHAMYDINRTLELEPRHYGALSGMAGILRARGFKEQSLKAYEQALTIYPMMREAQKSLLELTDELTDIRT, encoded by the coding sequence ATGGGAAATCCTGTGCGCATGCGGAATGTTTTTGCACATCTTATCTTTGCCCTCGTGATCGCTCTCGGCATAGCCGTGACGGCTCCTGATGCGGCCATGGCTGACACGGCAGCACCTCAGAGCGAAAACGCGCAGCCACCGGCAAAACCGATCACAGAGCCGCAAAGCCGCGAAGAGCGGCTGGATACGCTTTTTTCCGAATTGCGCCGCACGAGGGATGAAGCCAAAGCCGTGCGCATCTCATCGCAGATCAATACGCTTTGGTCGCAATCGGGGAGCGCCACAGTCGATCTGCTGATGCAATGGGCCAATGCCGCCCTCATAGAACAGCGCTATCCTTCGGCAATCGATTTTCTCAATGAAGCCATTGCACTCGATCCCGACTATGCGGAAGCGTGGAACCGCCGCGCCACGGTTTATTTCCTGCAAAAAGATTATGCGCACGCCATGTACGACATCAATCGTACATTGGAGCTGGAGCCACGCCATTATGGCGCCCTGTCCGGCATGGCGGGCATCTTGCGCGCTCGCGGTTTTAAAGAACAGTCCCTGAAAGCCTATGAGCAGGCACTCACCATCTACCCCATGATGCGCGAGGCACAGAAGAGCCTCCTGGAACTCACCGACGAACTAACCGATATCCGCACATAA
- the pyk gene encoding pyruvate kinase produces MKRNRKVKILATLGPASGEEAVIRKLFEAGADVFRINMSHADHDLMRTLVKRIRNVEKELGRPIGILADLQGPKLRVGKFADGKVDLVAGQTFTLDNNEAPGDETRVYLPHPEILESVEPGHRLLIDDGKLHLVAEICDGKSIRCKVVSGTRISDRKGVSLPDTTLGVGALTEKDRKDLDAVLKEEIDWVALSFIQRPEDLVEVRKISGGKVGLMSKIEKPQAVTRLDEIIALSDALMVARGDLGVEMPLETVPGIQKQITRRCRRAGKPVVVATQMLESMITAPVPTRAEVSDVATAVFEGADAVMLSAESASGQYPVESVATMNRIAEQVEQDATYSTIIDAQRAMPEPTGADAISLAARQIAETLKLSAIVTYTASGTTGLRAARERPRTPIIALSPVVDTARRLSVVWGLHCVVTADAHDLEDMVDNACQIVCGEEFGKAGDRVIITAGVPFGTPGATNMLRIAYISEDGKSGV; encoded by the coding sequence ATGAAGCGTAATCGCAAGGTCAAGATTCTCGCAACGCTCGGCCCGGCGTCAGGCGAGGAAGCTGTCATCCGCAAGCTCTTTGAAGCCGGAGCCGATGTTTTCCGCATCAATATGAGCCATGCCGATCACGACCTGATGCGCACGCTGGTCAAGCGCATCCGTAATGTTGAAAAGGAACTGGGACGCCCGATCGGTATTCTCGCCGATTTGCAGGGGCCAAAGTTGCGCGTCGGAAAATTTGCCGATGGCAAGGTCGATCTCGTCGCTGGCCAGACTTTTACGCTCGACAATAATGAAGCGCCGGGAGATGAAACCCGCGTCTATCTTCCGCATCCCGAAATTCTCGAGTCCGTCGAGCCGGGCCATCGCCTGCTGATCGATGACGGCAAGCTGCATCTGGTGGCGGAAATCTGTGACGGAAAATCGATCCGCTGCAAGGTGGTTTCGGGCACCCGCATTTCCGACCGCAAGGGTGTGAGCCTGCCCGATACCACGCTCGGTGTCGGCGCACTGACGGAAAAGGACCGCAAGGATCTCGATGCCGTGCTGAAAGAGGAAATCGACTGGGTCGCGTTGTCGTTTATCCAGCGTCCGGAAGATTTGGTCGAAGTGCGCAAGATTTCCGGCGGCAAGGTCGGCCTCATGTCGAAAATCGAGAAGCCGCAGGCCGTCACGCGGCTTGATGAAATCATAGCACTTTCCGATGCGCTGATGGTGGCTCGGGGCGACCTTGGCGTTGAAATGCCGCTTGAAACCGTGCCGGGTATCCAGAAGCAGATCACGCGCCGTTGCCGCCGCGCCGGCAAGCCGGTCGTTGTTGCAACGCAGATGCTCGAATCGATGATCACCGCCCCGGTTCCGACCCGCGCCGAAGTCTCGGACGTGGCAACGGCCGTCTTTGAGGGGGCTGACGCCGTCATGCTTTCAGCCGAATCGGCATCCGGTCAATATCCGGTCGAATCGGTCGCGACCATGAACCGGATTGCCGAACAAGTGGAACAGGATGCAACCTATTCCACGATCATCGATGCGCAACGCGCCATGCCGGAACCAACCGGTGCTGACGCGATTTCGCTGGCTGCACGCCAGATTGCCGAAACGCTAAAACTTTCGGCCATCGTGACCTATACGGCTTCCGGTACGACGGGGCTTCGCGCGGCGCGCGAGCGTCCGCGTACTCCGATCATCGCTCTTTCGCCTGTCGTGGATACCGCCCGCCGCCTGTCGGTGGTTTGGGGCCTGCATTGTGTGGTGACCGCTGATGCGCATGATCTGGAGGATATGGTTGATAACGCATGCCAGATCGTTTGCGGTGAGGAATTCGGCAAGGCGGGTGATCGCGTCATCATCACGGCTGGTGTGCCGTTCGGAACGCCGGGCGCCACCAATATGCTGCGCATCGCCTATATCAGCGAGGACGGCAAGTCGGGCGTCTGA
- a CDS encoding DUF1036 domain-containing protein — translation MRLPNFLAVFSATLIGALGMTALEARADFRVCNSTQNLVGVAIGYRAKTGWVTEGWWHINGSSCKTLIEGPLTSRYYYLYAEDAQGDGRWQGNVNMCVAENEFRITGVQDCFARGFQRNGFQEYDTGEQSSWMVQLADETPPENPTVTGTNNQ, via the coding sequence ATGCGACTTCCAAACTTCCTTGCTGTGTTTTCCGCCACATTGATCGGTGCATTGGGCATGACGGCTTTGGAAGCGCGCGCTGACTTCCGCGTATGCAACTCCACACAGAATCTGGTAGGGGTGGCCATCGGTTACAGAGCCAAGACAGGTTGGGTGACTGAAGGCTGGTGGCACATCAATGGATCAAGCTGCAAGACACTGATCGAAGGCCCGCTGACATCACGTTATTATTATCTTTATGCCGAGGATGCTCAGGGTGATGGGCGCTGGCAGGGCAATGTGAACATGTGCGTGGCGGAAAACGAATTCCGCATCACCGGCGTTCAGGATTGCTTTGCGCGCGGGTTCCAGCGCAATGGCTTCCAGGAATATGACACCGGCGAGCAATCGAGCTGGATGGTTCAGCTTGCAGATGAAACGCCGCCGGAAAACCCCACTGTTACAGGAACGAACAATCAATGA
- a CDS encoding N-formylglutamate amidohydrolase, with protein MSKSVISPATSTATSFSPVHRIDGDFRLGLMLTADHARRDMPANYGSLGLKESEFERHIAYDIGVEALTRALAARLKAPAVLAGFSRLLIDPNRGEDDPTLIMQLSDGVVITGNYPLSAQERETRLRQFYRPYHDAVTQMRTTVAAQSGHAPLIIAIHSFTPRWKNTERPWHIGLLWDRDDRAIAPLLKLLHAQNDLVVGDNEPYNGALRNDALFRHATAQGFANVLIEVRQDLIANAQGVHEWAKRLAPMLKEINALEAVHEVRYFGSRSDPEH; from the coding sequence ATGTCCAAGTCTGTAATCTCGCCCGCAACATCCACAGCCACGTCATTCTCGCCCGTTCATCGAATCGATGGCGACTTTCGCCTGGGCCTGATGCTGACAGCCGATCACGCACGCCGCGACATGCCAGCCAATTACGGCAGTTTGGGGCTCAAAGAAAGCGAATTCGAGCGTCATATTGCTTATGACATCGGTGTCGAGGCGTTGACGCGGGCACTTGCTGCCCGCCTTAAGGCTCCTGCCGTGCTTGCCGGATTTTCCCGATTGCTGATCGACCCCAACCGTGGCGAAGATGACCCGACCCTTATAATGCAATTATCGGACGGCGTGGTCATTACAGGCAATTATCCCTTATCGGCGCAAGAACGCGAAACACGGCTGCGGCAATTCTACCGCCCCTATCATGATGCGGTGACGCAAATGCGCACAACAGTCGCAGCCCAAAGCGGACACGCTCCGCTGATTATTGCGATCCATTCTTTTACACCACGCTGGAAAAATACAGAGCGTCCCTGGCATATCGGCTTGCTCTGGGATCGGGATGATCGCGCCATTGCACCGTTGCTCAAGCTTTTGCATGCGCAAAACGATCTCGTTGTTGGTGACAACGAACCCTATAATGGTGCCTTGCGCAACGATGCGCTTTTTCGGCATGCGACAGCACAGGGTTTTGCCAATGTGCTAATCGAAGTGCGACAGGACCTCATCGCGAACGCGCAAGGCGTGCACGAATGGGCCAAGCGTCTCGCGCCGATGCTCAAAGAAATCAATGCGCTTGAAGCCGTTCACGAGGTCCGGTATTTCGGCTCGCGCAGCGATCCCGAACACTGA
- a CDS encoding DUF2312 domain-containing protein — protein sequence MSDDITSEAQTIAVGQLRAFIERIERLEEEKKTIGDDIKEVYAELKGSGFDSKVVRTIIRLRKKEDHERQEEEAMLQLYMDALGMG from the coding sequence GTGAGCGACGACATTACAAGCGAAGCCCAGACCATAGCCGTTGGCCAATTGCGCGCCTTCATCGAACGCATCGAGCGTCTGGAAGAAGAAAAAAAGACCATTGGCGACGATATCAAGGAAGTTTACGCAGAATTGAAGGGGTCGGGGTTTGACAGCAAGGTCGTAAGAACCATTATTCGTCTGCGTAAAAAAGAAGACCACGAGCGTCAGGAAGAAGAAGCCATGCTCCAGCTTTATATGGATGCGCTTGGCATGGGCTAA